GTGCTCGCGCGCCGATTCGAGCAGAGTCATCAGTACCAGCCACTCCAGCCAGTCGCCGTTGAAAAACTCGCGAATCGCCGGGGCGGTCTGCAGAATGAGCCGCAGGCGCGGCTTCTCGTCCTTGAGGTGCAGACACTTTGCGATGAAAGAGTATTCGAAGAGCTGTCGGCAGAAGCGCGTGATGTGCTCGACCTGCTCGGGCGTCTTGCGTTCGAAGTGGATCGTCGCCTGCGTGAATCCCTTCATCTGGGCGAAGCGGATGCGGTCGACCACTTCCTTCAGAACGCTGTAGTTGCGCCCGATGGCCACCGCCACCTCGTCGAAGAACCCGGTGGTATCGACGGCGCGCGGGTTGGTCCGAACGCGGACCTGCCGGCGCTGGAACCAGTCCCGCACCGGGCCGTGCTGAAGCTCGGTCGACAGCAGGGCCGAGTTGTGCAGATCGAAGGGTTCGGCGGAACCCGCCAAGGGAGCACTGCGCGCGAGCATGCTGCCACCTGCGCCGACGGCACGCAGTCGCACCGCCTCGACCTGCAGGGCGAAGAGCTTTTCCAGCGCCTTGCTCACGAAGTAAACCGTGTCGTGAGCCTGCACGGACGCCTGACAGTGAGGACAGGTCTGCGTCGTCCCGGCTGCCTCAGGGGGCAGTTCTTCGAGATGACCGCACTTGCTGCAACGGAGGATGGCCATGGCATGAGGCGACGGCTGATAGGAGACCACGCCTGCTGCAATAGCTGTGCCCAGGTGCGGATGGGCGGCGCTGGCTTCCCGCCGACCGCGGACATGCCGGACGCTGCAAGGTTGACGCGCAGCGCCGACAGCTAGCAATATTCTGCGCTGCGGTTCCGATGCAATGCACCACCAGCCACTGGTGGTAGTGCATGCAGGGCTGCTTCGCGCGTGCTGCCGGTGGCTCGCATGTGGTCAGCGCGTCCTCGATCACTACTTCTCTGACACGGCACCATGGACAACAGCACGCTGCCGTTCGCCAACGACCGCGAGCCCGGCGCAAACGCCGGCGCCGACGGTGTTGCCGCGGATCCGCTCTGGTACAAGGACGCGGTGATCTATCAGCTGCACGTCAAGGCGTTCTGCGACTCCAACGACGACGGCATCGGCGACTTTCGCGGCCTTGCGTCCAAGCTCGACTATGTGCAGGACCTGGGCGTCAACGCGATCTGGGTGATGCCCTTCTATCCGTCCCCGCTGCGCGACGACGGCTACGACGTCGCCGACTACCTGAACGTGCATCCGCACTACGGCACGCGGCAGGACTTCCGGACTTTCCTGCGCGAAGCGCACCGGCGCGGACTGCGCGTGATCACCGAGCTTGTCGTCAATCACACGTCCGACCAGCATCCGTGGTTCCAGGCCGCGCGCCGCGCACCGCCCGACACGTCGAAGCGCAACTTCTACGTGTGGAGCGACGACGACCAGAAGTATCGCGGCACGCGGATCATCTTCACCGACACCGAGGTGTCCAACTGGACCTGGGATCCGGTGGCGAAAGCGTATTTCTGGCACCGCTTCTTCAGTCATCAGCCGGATCTCAATTTCGACAATCCAAGCGTGATGAAGGCGGTGGTCCGGGCGATGCGCTTCTGGCTCGACATGGGCGTGGACGGCTTCCGGCTGGATGCGATTCCGTATCTGGTAGAGCGCGAGGGCACAAACAACGAGAACCTTCCGGAGACGCACGCGGTCATCAAGCAGATCAGGGCTGCGATCGACGCCAAATATGGCGACCGTCTGCTGCTCGCGGAAGCGAACCAGTGGCCCGAGGACGTGCGCGACTACTTCGGCGACGGCAACGAATGCCACATGGCCTACCACTTTCCACTGATGCCGCGCATGTACATGGCGATCGCGCAGGAGGACCGCCACCCGGTGATCGAGATCATGCAGCAGACGCCGGACATCCCGGCCAACTGCCAGTGGGCGATCTTCCTGCGCAATCACGACGAGCTCACGCTGGAGATGGTGACGAGCAAGGAGCGCGACTACATGTACCGCATGT
The genomic region above belongs to Betaproteobacteria bacterium and contains:
- the treS gene encoding maltose alpha-D-glucosyltransferase, which gives rise to MDNSTLPFANDREPGANAGADGVAADPLWYKDAVIYQLHVKAFCDSNDDGIGDFRGLASKLDYVQDLGVNAIWVMPFYPSPLRDDGYDVADYLNVHPHYGTRQDFRTFLREAHRRGLRVITELVVNHTSDQHPWFQAARRAPPDTSKRNFYVWSDDDQKYRGTRIIFTDTEVSNWTWDPVAKAYFWHRFFSHQPDLNFDNPSVMKAVVRAMRFWLDMGVDGFRLDAIPYLVEREGTNNENLPETHAVIKQIRAAIDAKYGDRLLLAEANQWPEDVRDYFGDGNECHMAYHFPLMPRMYMAIAQEDRHPVIEIMQQTPDIPANCQWAIFLRNHDELTLEMVTSKERDYMYRMYAADPRARINLGIRRRLAPLMENDIDRIKLMNSLLLSMPGSPIIYYGDEIGMGDNIFLGDRDGVRTPMQWTPDRNAGFSRADPQRLYLPPIMDPVYGYEAVNVEAQLREPSSLLNWMKRMLAVRKQSHAFGRGRLTFLNPGNNKVLAYLRELGDEAILCVANVGRSAQPVELDLKRYRGRVPVEMLGRVAFPPIGELPYLLTLPAHAFYWFRLATDVEAPDWHESFTAREELPVIVLFDGWSSFFRDRVVPWRIGMAQKVRDQLELEILPRYIEQRRWFAQKGEKVKRARLVDHGLLERGSQSWLIGQFD